Proteins found in one Cobetia sp. L2A1 genomic segment:
- the slmA gene encoding nucleoid occlusion factor SlmA, translating into MTQANPKQSRREQILQALALMLEEDSGKRITTAALARQVGVSEAALYRHFPSKARMFEGLIEFIETTLFERIALILQDNDTAHARVHHILSLLLGFAEKNPGLCRLLNGDALTGETARLRVRMAQLFERLETQLKQVLREAEPREGLRPAITVTAAANLLLACAEGRIGQYVRSDYRKRPTEHWEDQWMLLSRDLLLSSQERIAV; encoded by the coding sequence ATGACGCAGGCGAATCCAAAACAATCACGTCGCGAACAGATCCTCCAGGCACTCGCTTTGATGCTGGAAGAGGACAGCGGCAAACGCATCACTACCGCAGCACTGGCACGTCAGGTCGGCGTATCAGAGGCAGCACTTTATCGTCATTTTCCCAGCAAGGCGCGAATGTTCGAGGGGCTGATCGAGTTCATCGAGACCACCCTGTTCGAGCGTATTGCGCTGATCCTTCAAGACAACGACACTGCTCATGCTCGGGTGCATCACATCCTGAGCTTGCTGCTGGGCTTTGCCGAGAAGAATCCGGGTCTATGCCGATTGCTCAACGGCGATGCGCTTACCGGTGAGACGGCACGCCTCCGCGTGCGCATGGCGCAGCTGTTCGAGCGTCTCGAAACGCAGCTCAAGCAGGTATTGCGTGAAGCCGAGCCTCGTGAGGGACTACGGCCGGCCATCACTGTCACAGCAGCTGCCAATCTGCTGCTGGCCTGTGCAGAAGGCCGTATCGGTCAGTATGTGCGTAGCGATTATCGCAAACGTCCGACCGAGCATTGGGAAGACCAGTGGATGCTGCTGAGCCGCGATCTACTGCTGAGCAGTCAGGAACGTATCGCTGTTTAA
- the rpoH gene encoding RNA polymerase sigma factor RpoH, whose protein sequence is MSTSLQPLGHLSPGQDLNGYIQSVNRIAVLTAEEEHELALRLHEDNHLESARRLVMSHLRFVVHIARSYSGYGLQQADLIQEGNVGLMKAVKRFDPHQGVRLVSFAVHWIKAEIHEFVLRNWRIVKVATTKAQRKLFFNLRGAKKRLGWLNNDEVDAIASDLDVKPTVVREMESRLSAHDAGFDAGPSDDESSAYQAPANYLEDHSLDPAARVEQQDMENDSHGRLLKALAALDERSRDILQQRWLSDNKSTLHELADIYGVSAERIRQLEKNAMKKLREWMGDMSEGFAA, encoded by the coding sequence ATGAGCACCAGTCTTCAGCCACTTGGCCATCTGTCACCGGGTCAAGATCTAAACGGCTATATTCAGTCGGTGAATCGTATCGCTGTGCTTACTGCGGAAGAAGAGCATGAGCTAGCGTTACGACTGCATGAAGATAATCATCTGGAATCAGCGCGCCGCCTCGTCATGTCGCACCTGCGTTTCGTCGTGCATATCGCACGCAGTTATAGCGGTTATGGCCTGCAGCAGGCAGATCTGATCCAGGAAGGCAATGTTGGCCTGATGAAAGCGGTCAAGCGTTTTGACCCTCATCAGGGGGTTCGTCTGGTCTCCTTTGCTGTGCATTGGATCAAGGCCGAAATCCATGAGTTCGTGTTGCGTAACTGGCGTATCGTCAAGGTCGCGACCACCAAGGCTCAGCGCAAATTGTTCTTTAACTTGCGTGGTGCCAAGAAGCGTCTGGGATGGTTGAACAACGACGAGGTGGACGCGATCGCGAGTGACCTCGATGTCAAACCTACGGTAGTGCGCGAGATGGAAAGCCGTCTCTCGGCACACGATGCCGGGTTTGATGCAGGTCCCAGCGATGATGAAAGTTCTGCTTATCAGGCGCCGGCCAATTATCTCGAGGATCATAGTCTTGATCCGGCCGCCCGGGTTGAGCAGCAAGACATGGAGAATGACTCCCATGGCCGCTTGCTGAAAGCGCTGGCTGCACTGGATGAGCGCTCACGCGATATTCTCCAGCAACGCTGGTTGAGTGATAACAAGTCCACGCTGCATGAGCTTGCGGATATCTATGGCGTGTCTGCCGAGCGTATTCGTCAGCTTGAGAAAAATGCCATGAAGAAGCTGCGTGAATGGATGGGGGATATGAGTGAAGGTTTCGCGGCCTAA
- the radC gene encoding RadC family protein → MGIREWPIGERPREKLMSLGAAALSDAELLAIFLRVGIKGRSAVDLARDLLTTFGGLRPLLEATREEFCSARGLGDAKYVQLQASLELSRRHLESLLMRGAALTSPVLVRRYLSSHLRDLPHEVFAALFLDSQHRVIRFETLFTGTLDAAAVYPREVVKRALALNAGALILAHNHPSGVAEPSDADRRITQRLEEALGLFDIRVLDHFVVGDGEVISFAERGWL, encoded by the coding sequence ATGGGGATTCGAGAGTGGCCGATTGGGGAGCGCCCGCGCGAGAAGTTGATGTCGCTGGGTGCTGCTGCGCTGTCGGATGCCGAGTTGTTGGCAATATTCTTGCGAGTCGGTATCAAGGGGCGCTCTGCCGTGGATCTGGCGCGTGACCTATTGACCACCTTTGGTGGTCTTAGACCGTTATTGGAGGCGACGCGAGAGGAGTTTTGCTCCGCCCGAGGCCTTGGTGATGCCAAGTATGTCCAGCTGCAGGCCTCGCTTGAGCTGTCGCGTCGTCACCTGGAAAGTCTGTTGATGCGGGGGGCCGCGCTGACGTCGCCCGTACTCGTGAGGCGCTATCTGTCGTCACATCTACGGGATCTACCGCATGAGGTCTTTGCGGCACTCTTTCTTGATAGTCAGCATCGCGTCATACGCTTTGAGACGCTCTTTACCGGCACGCTGGATGCCGCCGCTGTCTATCCGCGTGAAGTGGTAAAGCGTGCGCTGGCACTCAATGCAGGTGCCTTGATTCTCGCGCATAACCATCCCTCGGGCGTCGCTGAGCCCAGCGATGCCGACCGACGCATCACTCAACGACTGGAAGAGGCATTGGGCTTGTTTGATATCCGTGTGCTGGATCATTTCGTCGTTGGCGACGGTGAAGTCATCTCTTTTGCAGAGCGTGGCTGGCTATAA
- the rpmG gene encoding 50S ribosomal protein L33, protein MRDKIKLVSSAGTGHFYTTDKNKRNTPDKLEFKKYDPVVRKHVMYKESKIK, encoded by the coding sequence ATGCGTGACAAGATCAAATTGGTGTCAAGTGCCGGTACCGGTCACTTCTACACCACCGACAAGAACAAGCGTAACACTCCGGACAAGCTTGAATTCAAGAAGTACGATCCGGTTGTTCGCAAGCACGTGATGTACAAGGAATCCAAGATCAAGTGA
- a CDS encoding phosphomannomutase/phosphoglucomutase has product MSQVPASIFRAYDIRGIVDETLTEDGVRAIGQSIGSEAAARGESTVVVARDGRLSGPRLSKALIAGLRDAGRDVIDIGMVPTPVLYYATHILEGTRSGVMLTGSHNPANYNGLKIVLAGETLSGDAITDLYRRLTENDLSQGEGSLREEDVRERYLDQITGDVVVKRPLKAVVDCGNGVAGEMGPELIRRLGVDTIALFDEIDGNFPNHHPDPGKPENLQDLIAKVKETGADIGLAFDGDGDRLGVVTPKGEILYPDRLMMALSEDLIERVPGARIIFDVKCTGNLATVIEKAGGTPEMWRTGHSLIKARMKETGAALAGEMSGHIFFKERWFGFDDGLYGAARLLEILAKQDVDADTFFDRYPQDLGTPEINVEVTDETKFAIVERLAREGDFGTDGVKTTLDGIRVDYADGWGLCRASNTTPVLVLRFEGKSEEALERIKDSFRVALKQAEPSIVAPF; this is encoded by the coding sequence ATGAGTCAGGTACCCGCTTCAATTTTTCGCGCCTACGACATCCGTGGGATCGTAGATGAAACCCTTACAGAAGATGGCGTACGCGCTATTGGGCAGTCCATCGGTAGCGAAGCTGCCGCGCGCGGTGAATCTACCGTCGTGGTCGCCCGTGACGGTCGCCTCTCCGGCCCACGTCTTTCCAAGGCATTGATTGCGGGCCTGCGTGACGCCGGTCGCGATGTCATCGACATCGGCATGGTGCCGACGCCGGTGCTTTACTACGCCACCCATATTCTGGAAGGCACTCGTTCAGGCGTAATGCTGACAGGCAGCCACAATCCGGCCAATTACAACGGATTGAAGATCGTACTGGCAGGCGAGACGCTGTCTGGTGACGCCATCACCGATCTGTACCGTCGCCTCACGGAAAATGATCTGAGCCAAGGCGAAGGCAGCCTGCGCGAAGAAGACGTTCGTGAGCGCTACCTGGATCAGATCACCGGTGATGTGGTCGTCAAGCGTCCGCTCAAGGCCGTGGTCGACTGCGGTAACGGCGTAGCGGGCGAAATGGGACCGGAGCTGATCCGCCGCCTTGGCGTTGACACCATCGCGCTGTTCGACGAGATCGACGGCAACTTCCCGAATCACCATCCGGATCCGGGCAAGCCGGAAAACCTCCAGGACCTGATTGCCAAGGTGAAGGAGACCGGTGCTGACATCGGCCTGGCTTTCGATGGCGACGGCGATCGCCTGGGCGTCGTCACGCCCAAGGGCGAAATCCTGTATCCGGATCGTCTCATGATGGCCTTGTCGGAAGATCTGATCGAACGCGTCCCGGGCGCGCGCATCATCTTTGACGTCAAGTGCACGGGCAATCTGGCCACCGTGATCGAGAAAGCCGGTGGCACGCCGGAAATGTGGCGCACGGGTCACTCTCTCATCAAGGCGCGAATGAAGGAAACTGGCGCAGCGCTGGCTGGTGAGATGAGCGGCCACATCTTCTTCAAGGAGCGCTGGTTCGGCTTTGATGACGGCCTCTATGGCGCAGCGCGTCTGCTGGAAATTCTCGCCAAACAGGACGTGGACGCTGACACCTTCTTTGATCGTTACCCCCAGGACCTCGGCACCCCTGAGATCAATGTCGAGGTGACCGACGAGACCAAGTTCGCTATCGTCGAGCGTCTTGCACGTGAGGGCGATTTCGGCACTGACGGCGTCAAGACCACTCTCGACGGCATCCGTGTCGACTACGCCGATGGCTGGGGCCTGTGCCGCGCATCCAACACCACGCCGGTGCTGGTGCTGCGCTTTGAAGGCAAGTCAGAGGAAGCGCTCGAGCGTATCAAGGACAGCTTCCGTGTCGCGCTCAAGCAGGCAGAACCCAGCATCGTGGCCCCCTTCTGA
- the rpmB gene encoding 50S ribosomal protein L28 encodes MSKVCQVTGKRPVTGNNVSHSQRKTRRRFLPNLHSHRFWVESQQRFVKLRVSTKGMRIIDKKGIDEVLKDLTARGERF; translated from the coding sequence ATGTCCAAAGTATGTCAGGTTACCGGCAAGCGCCCGGTGACTGGTAACAATGTTTCTCACTCCCAGCGCAAGACTCGTCGCCGGTTCCTGCCGAACCTGCACTCCCACCGTTTCTGGGTTGAATCCCAGCAGCGCTTCGTCAAGCTGCGTGTCTCTACCAAGGGCATGCGCATCATTGACAAGAAGGGTATCGACGAAGTCCTCAAGGACCTCACTGCACGTGGCGAGCGCTTCTAA
- the mutM gene encoding bifunctional DNA-formamidopyrimidine glycosylase/DNA-(apurinic or apyrimidinic site) lyase, with product MPELPEVETTRRGIAPLVEGQEVTEVIVRQPRLRTPVPGELAEWLVGHRFGELSRRAKYLLLPIAEGHLLWHLGMSGSLRLVPLGTPPRTHDHVDVVLGNGQILRYHDPRRFGFVDFVRGDPYADIRLSRLGPEPLSDAFTGEYLFTRSRRRRVAIKPFLMDNANVVGVGNIYASEALFSAGIDPRRPAGDVTREECGRLVTSASTVLAAAIEQGGTTLRDFVGGDGKPGYFAQRLNVYGRGGEPCRECGHEIMSLVLGQRASCFCPYCQH from the coding sequence ATGCCCGAATTGCCAGAAGTCGAGACGACTCGCCGCGGTATCGCACCGCTGGTCGAGGGCCAGGAGGTCACTGAGGTGATCGTGCGTCAGCCACGTCTGCGTACCCCTGTCCCGGGAGAGCTTGCTGAATGGTTGGTCGGGCATCGCTTTGGCGAATTGTCTCGGCGTGCCAAGTACCTGTTGCTGCCTATCGCCGAGGGCCATCTACTCTGGCATCTCGGGATGTCGGGTAGCCTCAGGTTGGTGCCGCTGGGCACTCCGCCGCGTACTCACGACCACGTAGATGTGGTGCTGGGCAACGGACAGATACTGCGCTATCACGACCCGCGTCGCTTTGGCTTCGTGGATTTCGTGCGCGGTGACCCATATGCCGATATCCGGTTGAGCCGACTGGGGCCGGAGCCACTGTCTGACGCATTTACCGGCGAGTATCTCTTTACGCGTTCGCGCCGCCGCCGTGTCGCGATCAAACCGTTCCTGATGGATAACGCCAACGTGGTCGGTGTCGGTAACATCTACGCGAGTGAAGCGTTGTTCTCGGCCGGCATCGATCCGCGTCGACCTGCAGGTGACGTCACCCGTGAGGAGTGCGGACGGCTAGTCACATCGGCAAGTACGGTGTTGGCAGCGGCTATTGAGCAGGGCGGAACGACCCTGCGTGACTTCGTTGGCGGCGACGGCAAACCGGGCTACTTTGCCCAGCGTCTCAATGTCTATGGACGTGGTGGCGAGCCCTGTCGCGAATGCGGCCACGAGATCATGAGTCTGGTGCTTGGCCAGCGGGCAAGCTGCTTTTGCCCTTACTGCCAGCACTAG
- the argB gene encoding acetylglutamate kinase yields the protein MSHANRDPHQVVEVLSEALPYIQQFSGKTVVVKYGGNAMTEEALINSFARDMVLMKEVGINPVVVHGGGPQIGALLAKLNIESRFVDGMRVTDAETMDVVEMVLGGLVNKGIVNLINQCGGKAIGLTGKDNSQIRARQLKVSGHMPGMNASEIIDIGHVGEVEHISTDLIELLTRNDFIPVIAPIGVDAQGRSYNINADLVAGKVAEALGAEKLMLLTNVAGLLNAEGEVMTGLTTEAVDALIEDGTIYGGMLPKISCALDAVKQGVRSAHIIDGRVPHATLLEIFTNAGVGTLISNAEAETGTA from the coding sequence ATGAGCCACGCCAACCGCGACCCGCATCAGGTGGTCGAGGTCCTGTCCGAAGCCCTGCCTTATATCCAGCAGTTCTCCGGCAAGACTGTGGTGGTCAAGTACGGCGGCAACGCCATGACCGAAGAAGCCCTGATCAACTCCTTTGCACGTGACATGGTGCTGATGAAGGAAGTCGGCATCAATCCGGTGGTCGTGCACGGCGGCGGCCCTCAGATCGGCGCTTTACTGGCCAAGCTCAACATCGAATCACGCTTTGTTGATGGCATGCGCGTCACTGATGCCGAGACAATGGATGTAGTCGAGATGGTACTCGGCGGCCTGGTCAACAAGGGTATCGTCAATCTGATCAATCAGTGCGGCGGCAAGGCCATCGGCCTGACCGGCAAGGACAATAGCCAGATTCGTGCACGTCAGCTCAAGGTCAGCGGCCATATGCCGGGCATGAATGCTTCTGAAATCATCGACATTGGTCATGTTGGTGAAGTGGAGCACATCTCTACTGATCTGATCGAATTGCTGACGCGCAATGACTTCATTCCGGTCATCGCACCGATTGGTGTCGATGCGCAAGGTCGTAGCTACAACATCAATGCTGACCTCGTGGCAGGCAAGGTCGCCGAAGCACTGGGCGCCGAGAAGCTGATGCTGCTGACCAACGTGGCGGGCCTTTTGAATGCTGAAGGCGAAGTGATGACCGGCCTGACAACGGAGGCGGTAGATGCGCTCATCGAAGATGGCACCATCTATGGCGGCATGCTTCCCAAGATCAGCTGTGCTCTGGATGCCGTGAAACAAGGCGTTCGTAGTGCGCACATCATCGACGGTCGTGTGCCGCATGCCACCTTGCTGGAAATCTTCACGAATGCCGGGGTTGGCACGCTGATCAGCAATGCCGAGGCAGAGACTGGCACTGCATAA
- the coaBC gene encoding bifunctional phosphopantothenoylcysteine decarboxylase/phosphopantothenate--cysteine ligase CoaBC has product MHSLAGRHILLGISGGIAAYKAAILTRLLKKAGCDVRVAMTEGAQAFITPLTLQALSGNPVHTSLLDPEAEAGMGHIELARWAEVILIAPATADLMARLAHGHADDLLTTLCLANSACWVMAPAMNQAMWAHPATQRNARQLESDGWTLLGPDSGEQACGDVGAGRMLEPEAIFSALSTLMDELPALAPAGNVLPAAGLTVTITAGPTREALDPVRYLSNHSSGKMGYALATEAIALGAKVRLISGPVALPTPEGVERIDVESALEMQTAAEGALDDSDIFIGCAAVADFRPAEIATHKLKKQAGEAQMHVVLTRNPDIIAGIASHSHERRMAGQPSPLVVGFAAETRDVICYARDKLTRKRLDMIVANDVSTPGLGFGSDSNAATLLWHEHDTIAQQAIDACPKLALAREILLRALTLHHRKTDIGPRKRR; this is encoded by the coding sequence ATGCACTCACTTGCTGGACGGCATATTCTACTAGGCATTAGCGGTGGCATTGCGGCTTACAAGGCCGCCATTCTCACCCGTCTTTTGAAAAAGGCCGGTTGTGACGTGCGTGTTGCCATGACGGAGGGAGCCCAGGCCTTTATTACGCCACTGACCCTGCAGGCACTGTCGGGCAATCCCGTGCATACCTCGCTACTCGACCCCGAGGCAGAAGCCGGCATGGGGCATATCGAGCTGGCGCGCTGGGCAGAGGTCATACTCATCGCTCCCGCCACTGCCGACCTGATGGCGCGGCTGGCCCACGGCCATGCCGATGACCTGCTGACCACGCTGTGCCTGGCCAATAGCGCATGCTGGGTGATGGCTCCGGCGATGAATCAGGCCATGTGGGCGCACCCCGCCACCCAGCGCAATGCCCGCCAGCTTGAGTCAGATGGCTGGACACTGCTCGGTCCTGACAGTGGCGAGCAAGCCTGCGGTGATGTTGGCGCAGGACGCATGCTGGAGCCGGAAGCCATCTTCAGTGCTCTGAGCACCTTGATGGACGAGCTGCCAGCCCTTGCACCTGCCGGAAACGTACTGCCCGCTGCAGGTCTGACAGTCACCATCACGGCAGGCCCGACTCGTGAGGCGCTCGATCCCGTCCGCTACCTGAGCAATCATAGCTCCGGCAAGATGGGCTATGCGCTGGCAACAGAGGCCATCGCATTGGGTGCCAAGGTGCGCCTGATCAGCGGCCCTGTTGCACTGCCAACACCAGAAGGCGTAGAGCGTATCGACGTGGAGTCTGCACTCGAGATGCAGACAGCAGCCGAGGGGGCACTCGATGACAGTGACATCTTTATCGGTTGCGCCGCCGTCGCTGACTTCCGGCCTGCCGAGATCGCCACCCATAAGCTCAAGAAGCAAGCTGGCGAAGCGCAGATGCACGTCGTGCTGACGCGCAACCCCGATATCATCGCTGGCATTGCCAGCCACAGCCACGAACGTCGCATGGCCGGACAACCATCACCACTGGTAGTGGGCTTTGCTGCCGAAACGCGCGATGTCATCTGCTACGCTCGCGACAAGCTGACGCGCAAGCGCCTGGACATGATTGTGGCCAATGATGTCAGTACACCGGGGCTCGGCTTCGGCAGCGATTCCAATGCCGCCACATTGCTGTGGCACGAGCACGATACGATCGCGCAGCAGGCTATCGATGCCTGCCCAAAATTGGCGCTGGCGCGTGAGATATTGCTCCGCGCGCTGACGCTTCATCACCGCAAGACAGACATCGGCCCCCGAAAGCGACGTTGA
- the dut gene encoding dUTP diphosphatase: MTRPRLELKIIDERVRDYPLPHHATPGSAGMDLRALLDAPLTLAPGACELVRTGLAIHIADPALAGMILPRSGLGHKHGIVLGNLVGLIDSDYQGELMISVWNRGTSEFVLEPGERLAQYVLVPVVQAELVEVTEFKASERGEGGFGHSGRH; this comes from the coding sequence ATGACCCGCCCCCGGCTCGAACTCAAGATTATCGACGAGCGCGTTCGCGACTATCCGTTACCGCATCACGCCACTCCCGGCAGTGCCGGGATGGATCTACGCGCCCTGCTCGATGCGCCGCTGACACTGGCACCCGGTGCCTGCGAACTGGTGCGCACTGGCCTGGCGATTCACATCGCCGACCCAGCACTGGCCGGCATGATCCTCCCGCGCTCCGGCTTGGGTCATAAGCACGGCATCGTACTGGGTAATCTGGTCGGCTTGATCGATTCCGACTACCAGGGCGAGCTGATGATTTCGGTCTGGAACCGCGGCACCAGTGAGTTCGTACTAGAACCCGGCGAGCGACTGGCACAGTACGTGCTAGTACCTGTCGTACAGGCCGAGCTGGTTGAGGTTACGGAATTCAAGGCCAGTGAGCGCGGCGAGGGTGGCTTTGGCCATTCGGGTCGCCACTGA
- a CDS encoding putative bifunctional diguanylate cyclase/phosphodiesterase, with the protein MDPTTRRDGGTHSLWRIFGINAALLVVLGGLYLASQWFDVREQEMRRLETLDTQLHISTEQLISDVAREMLVLERVLRGETDEQWRGSLDSALGRHPALVSLMVVPFADYRGSSLHQIGVGRSCSWQLSQAEAQALPGRSSLLFGSALPLASGQPGIPFYRHMKIDGMSWLIVGCLDFAESRSLLANPGADHGQRLRLFSTNGLLLFSSPQEHALGVAGKLPLSSLANMGKYISERGVRRYHVPGFDGQARMAAGSYIAPLKLFSVVSQPVSTLWWFWWQRTWFGLLLGGIFLMVLLVVVVRAERQRSERDDELEGALESMTARSRTLVTLMDNLPGVVYRIEVNTGVLTFISSGAAEIFGRSAESLVGAGVTLSELIHQDDRQAVSTARHWAMCAQMRQEQVFRIIADHERWVLERSVMIEGDDGVRYWEGLLLDISAHKESERQLDFLARHDALTGLHNRKAFMAAASENVAVGGLMIYADIDRFSTVNDGLGHEAGDQLLVSMGERLRRLLPPGGLVARLGADEFGLYFPHGNEHPAQIVEDIQQKIERPFTILGRPLIISLTAGYALAEAGGDAQALMLNADVALYHAKSRGDHALCWESSLDKHVASRMTLEQDLRQAIDRDQLYLHYQPQLNAEGELLGVEALLRWQHPELGMISPAQFIPLAEETGLIFRLGRFVLEEACAQMVRWEDAGLHMPRMAVNLSARQLTSGYEHEVISVLESQNLAPTRLEVEVTETLLIQDMEGGLAVLNALRELGVRVALDDFGQGYSSLSYLSSLPLDVLKVDRSFVMKMDAVVEAGSDSRCPNHQATQLLGAIISLGHSLGHEIVAEGVETEAQLEGLKRLGCDSYQGFLLARPMSAEAIVERYATPN; encoded by the coding sequence GTGGACCCGACTACTCGCCGTGACGGTGGCACACATTCGCTCTGGCGGATTTTTGGAATCAATGCCGCCTTGCTGGTGGTGCTGGGGGGGCTTTATCTGGCCAGCCAATGGTTTGATGTGCGCGAGCAGGAAATGCGCAGGCTAGAAACCCTGGATACTCAGCTGCATATCTCTACCGAGCAGCTGATCTCGGATGTCGCTCGCGAGATGTTGGTGCTGGAACGCGTGCTGCGTGGAGAGACTGATGAGCAATGGCGTGGCTCGCTTGATAGTGCACTGGGACGGCACCCCGCGCTAGTGTCCTTGATGGTGGTGCCCTTCGCTGATTACCGCGGAAGCAGCCTGCATCAGATTGGCGTCGGGCGCAGCTGCAGTTGGCAGCTTTCTCAGGCCGAGGCGCAAGCATTGCCCGGTCGTAGCAGCTTGCTGTTTGGGTCGGCGCTGCCGCTGGCTTCCGGGCAGCCAGGCATACCGTTTTATCGGCATATGAAGATCGATGGTATGTCATGGCTGATCGTCGGCTGCCTGGACTTCGCCGAGTCTCGTAGTCTGTTGGCCAATCCCGGTGCTGATCACGGGCAGCGGTTACGCTTGTTTTCTACCAACGGCTTGCTGTTGTTTTCCAGCCCTCAAGAGCATGCGCTTGGTGTAGCCGGAAAGCTCCCGCTGTCTTCGCTTGCCAATATGGGCAAGTACATCTCTGAGCGCGGTGTGCGTCGTTATCATGTGCCGGGGTTTGATGGGCAGGCGCGGATGGCGGCGGGCAGCTATATCGCCCCATTGAAACTGTTCAGCGTGGTGAGTCAGCCAGTGTCCACTCTATGGTGGTTCTGGTGGCAGCGTACCTGGTTCGGTCTATTGTTGGGCGGTATCTTCCTGATGGTTCTCCTCGTTGTCGTGGTGCGTGCTGAACGCCAGCGTAGTGAGCGAGATGATGAGCTTGAGGGAGCGCTGGAATCCATGACGGCGCGCTCGCGCACGCTGGTGACCCTGATGGATAATCTGCCGGGCGTGGTGTACCGCATTGAGGTCAATACCGGTGTACTGACGTTTATCAGTAGCGGTGCAGCGGAAATTTTCGGGCGTTCTGCCGAGTCACTGGTGGGCGCTGGGGTCACGCTGTCCGAGCTGATCCATCAAGACGATCGTCAGGCCGTCAGTACGGCGCGTCACTGGGCGATGTGCGCGCAGATGCGCCAGGAGCAGGTGTTCAGAATCATCGCTGACCACGAGCGCTGGGTATTGGAGCGTAGCGTGATGATTGAAGGCGACGACGGAGTGCGCTACTGGGAGGGCTTGTTGCTCGACATCAGCGCCCATAAAGAATCCGAGCGCCAGCTCGACTTTCTCGCACGTCATGACGCCTTGACCGGGCTCCACAATCGTAAGGCCTTCATGGCGGCGGCAAGTGAGAATGTCGCGGTCGGCGGGTTGATGATCTACGCCGATATTGATCGCTTCTCCACCGTCAATGATGGGCTAGGCCACGAGGCCGGCGATCAGCTGCTGGTGTCGATGGGTGAGCGTTTGCGTCGCCTGTTGCCTCCTGGCGGATTGGTGGCGCGGCTTGGGGCTGATGAGTTCGGCCTCTATTTTCCACATGGCAATGAGCATCCGGCGCAGATAGTGGAAGACATTCAGCAGAAGATTGAGCGTCCGTTTACGATTCTGGGGCGGCCGCTGATCATCAGCCTGACGGCAGGGTATGCGCTGGCAGAAGCGGGTGGCGATGCACAGGCGCTGATGTTGAATGCCGATGTTGCGCTTTATCACGCCAAGTCGCGCGGAGATCATGCGTTGTGCTGGGAGTCGTCACTGGACAAGCATGTTGCGTCACGCATGACGTTGGAGCAGGACCTGCGTCAAGCCATCGATCGTGACCAGTTATACCTTCACTACCAGCCACAACTGAATGCCGAGGGTGAGTTGCTGGGTGTCGAGGCGCTGCTGCGCTGGCAGCATCCGGAGCTGGGTATGATCTCTCCCGCGCAATTCATTCCATTGGCAGAGGAAACGGGTCTGATTTTCCGACTCGGACGCTTTGTGCTGGAAGAAGCCTGTGCCCAGATGGTGCGCTGGGAGGATGCGGGACTTCACATGCCGCGTATGGCCGTCAATCTCTCGGCACGTCAGCTGACTTCCGGTTATGAGCATGAGGTGATCAGCGTACTGGAAAGCCAGAATCTCGCACCGACGCGATTGGAGGTTGAGGTGACCGAGACGCTACTGATTCAAGACATGGAAGGCGGGCTTGCTGTATTGAATGCACTGCGTGAACTGGGAGTCAGAGTGGCGCTGGATGATTTCGGGCAAGGTTATTCCTCGCTCTCCTATCTTTCATCGTTACCGCTGGATGTGCTCAAGGTAGATCGAAGTTTCGTCATGAAGATGGATGCGGTTGTGGAGGCCGGCAGTGACAGTCGTTGCCCCAATCATCAGGCGACTCAGCTGCTAGGGGCCATCATCAGCCTGGGTCATTCGCTGGGGCATGAGATTGTGGCAGAGGGTGTCGAGACTGAGGCGCAGCTCGAAGGTCTGAAGCGTCTGGGCTGTGATTCCTATCAGGGCTTCTTGCTGGCGCGACCGATGTCAGCGGAAGCCATTGTCGAGCGTTACGCGACACCGAACTGA